One Gadus morhua chromosome 1, gadMor3.0, whole genome shotgun sequence DNA segment encodes these proteins:
- the ocstamp gene encoding osteoclast stimulatory transmembrane protein isoform X2: MTSFSESFRFALLFSEKLKSVLSHLWRVYSAPSVVGKDVLTLVSLCSGIAIATAGLLYYWLSVSLRYDPQASVPIACTYSAVIFLLLVLCHPLRCVATMAMLSLFTKQGRKLVISTSFVILIFNVVPNITINIGAAVHILKCTSEGFAQSLLNSSGILNSTKHDLVKETFKAIKNNVKLKDTFFKLDNFMHIDMSEVKSRLTNTSVQIESDFLHARYLVKVYKLLFNRALAALFIFLFILQSARYLKLYLTSLHFENEYLEKQTIQHSPESSVGEKCTSKKKRRSGEWRHGLMSMAVVTLYFTAMTFAVVLDHVVFHIVDLSVPWILDLPSTPASIQVNFTRNYSWAFTINPSLCHVRPSAPDVGVRVLLASLWLLSYFFVLLEVLARRMRRRVAASFFQKQEERRAAFLLEKVREMRKKKTQEIFSVSAASCV; encoded by the exons ATGACGAGCTTCAGCGAGTCCTTCAGGTTTGCCCTCCTGTTCAG TGAGAAGCTGAAGTCTGTCCTGTCCCATCTGTGGAGGGTCTACTCCGCACCCTCGGTGGTCGGAAAGGACGTCCTGACTCTGGTCTCGTTGTGCTCCGGGATCGCCATAGCAACTGCCGGCCTGCTTTATTATTGGCTGTCAGTGAGTTTAAGATATGACCCCCAGGCGTCCGTACCGATCGCCTGCACGTACAGCGCGGTCATCTTCCTGCTGCTGGTCCTCTGCCACCCTCTGCGCTGCGTTGCCACCATGGCCATGCTGTCGCTCTTCACCAAACAGGGCCGCAAGCTGGTCATCTCCACCTCTTTTGTGATCCTGATCTTCAACGTGGTCCCCAACATCACCATCAACATCGGAGCGGCGGTGCACATCCTCAAGTGCACCTCTGAGGGCTTCGCTCAGAGCCTGCTCAACTCCTCTGGGATTCTAAACAGCACAAAGCATGACCTGGTCAAGGAAACCTTTAAAGCCATAAAAAACAACGTAAAATTGAAGGATACGTTTTTCAAATTAGATAATTTTATGCACATTGATATGTCCGAAGTCAAAAGCAGATTGACTAATACTAGTGTGCAGATAGAGAGTGATTTTTTACACGCAAGGTACTTGGTTAAAGTCTATAAGCTGTTGTTTAACCGAGCGCTGGCTGCCTTGTtcatatttttattcattttacaaTCAGCACGCTATTTAAAATTATACCTGACATCGCTCCACTTTGAAAATGAATATCTGGAAAAACAGACCATCCAACATTCTCCTGAATCATCCGTTGGGGAAAAATGTACaagcaaaaagaaaagaagaagtgGAGAGTGGCGCCACGGCCTCATGTCGATGGCCGTGGTGACTTTATACTTCACTGCGATGACCTTCGCCGTGGTTCTGGATCACGTGGTGTTTCATATCGTGGACCTGAGTGTGCCCTGGATCCTCGACCTCCCGAGCACTCCTGCCAGTATACAGGTCAATTTTACG CGCAACTACAGCTGGGCGTTCACCATCAACCCTTCCCTCTGCCACGTGAGGCCCTCGGCCCCCGACGTGGGCGTTAGGGTCCTGCTGGCGTCACTCTGGCTGCTCAGCTACTTCTTCGTGCTGCTGGAGGTCCTGGCCAGACGCATGCGCAGGAGAGTTGCGGCGTCGTTCTTCcagaagcaggaggagaggagagcagcctTCCTGCTGGAGAAAGTGCGAGAAATGcgcaagaaaaaaacacaggagATTTTTTCTGTCAGTGCTGCATCATGTGTGTGA
- the ocstamp gene encoding osteoclast stimulatory transmembrane protein isoform X1 has protein sequence MTSFSESFRFALLFSEKLKSVLSHLWRVYSAPSVVGKDVLTLVSLCSGIAIATAGLLYYWLSVSLRYDPQASVPIACTYSAVIFLLLVLCHPLRCVATMAMLSLFTKQGRKLVISTSFVILIFNVVPNITINIGAAVHILKCTSEGFAQSLLNSSGILNSTKHDLVKETFKAIKNNVKLKDTFFKLDNFMHIDMSEVKSRLTNTSVQIESDFLHARYLVKVYKLLFNRALAALFIFLFILQSARYLKLYLTSLHFENEYLEKQTIQHSPESSVGEKCTSKKKRRSGEWRHGLMSMAVVTLYFTAMTFAVVLDHVVFHIVDLSVPWILDLPSTPASIQVNFTTWSFVPAQCLWHLWCKKNMLTHFQRNYSWAFTINPSLCHVRPSAPDVGVRVLLASLWLLSYFFVLLEVLARRMRRRVAASFFQKQEERRAAFLLEKVREMRKKKTQEIFSVSAASCV, from the exons ATGACGAGCTTCAGCGAGTCCTTCAGGTTTGCCCTCCTGTTCAG TGAGAAGCTGAAGTCTGTCCTGTCCCATCTGTGGAGGGTCTACTCCGCACCCTCGGTGGTCGGAAAGGACGTCCTGACTCTGGTCTCGTTGTGCTCCGGGATCGCCATAGCAACTGCCGGCCTGCTTTATTATTGGCTGTCAGTGAGTTTAAGATATGACCCCCAGGCGTCCGTACCGATCGCCTGCACGTACAGCGCGGTCATCTTCCTGCTGCTGGTCCTCTGCCACCCTCTGCGCTGCGTTGCCACCATGGCCATGCTGTCGCTCTTCACCAAACAGGGCCGCAAGCTGGTCATCTCCACCTCTTTTGTGATCCTGATCTTCAACGTGGTCCCCAACATCACCATCAACATCGGAGCGGCGGTGCACATCCTCAAGTGCACCTCTGAGGGCTTCGCTCAGAGCCTGCTCAACTCCTCTGGGATTCTAAACAGCACAAAGCATGACCTGGTCAAGGAAACCTTTAAAGCCATAAAAAACAACGTAAAATTGAAGGATACGTTTTTCAAATTAGATAATTTTATGCACATTGATATGTCCGAAGTCAAAAGCAGATTGACTAATACTAGTGTGCAGATAGAGAGTGATTTTTTACACGCAAGGTACTTGGTTAAAGTCTATAAGCTGTTGTTTAACCGAGCGCTGGCTGCCTTGTtcatatttttattcattttacaaTCAGCACGCTATTTAAAATTATACCTGACATCGCTCCACTTTGAAAATGAATATCTGGAAAAACAGACCATCCAACATTCTCCTGAATCATCCGTTGGGGAAAAATGTACaagcaaaaagaaaagaagaagtgGAGAGTGGCGCCACGGCCTCATGTCGATGGCCGTGGTGACTTTATACTTCACTGCGATGACCTTCGCCGTGGTTCTGGATCACGTGGTGTTTCATATCGTGGACCTGAGTGTGCCCTGGATCCTCGACCTCCCGAGCACTCCTGCCAGTATACAGGTCAATTTTACG ACCTGGTCGTTCGTCCCTGCACAGTGCCTTTGGCACTTGTGGTGTAAGAAAAATATGTTAACGCATTTCCAGCGCAACTACAGCTGGGCGTTCACCATCAACCCTTCCCTCTGCCACGTGAGGCCCTCGGCCCCCGACGTGGGCGTTAGGGTCCTGCTGGCGTCACTCTGGCTGCTCAGCTACTTCTTCGTGCTGCTGGAGGTCCTGGCCAGACGCATGCGCAGGAGAGTTGCGGCGTCGTTCTTCcagaagcaggaggagaggagagcagcctTCCTGCTGGAGAAAGTGCGAGAAATGcgcaagaaaaaaacacaggagATTTTTTCTGTCAGTGCTGCATCATGTGTGTGA